The proteins below come from a single Jaculus jaculus isolate mJacJac1 chromosome 12, mJacJac1.mat.Y.cur, whole genome shotgun sequence genomic window:
- the LOC101606952 gene encoding small ubiquitin-related modifier 2-like, with product MALEKPQEGVETENHRLKVAGQAGSVEQLKMKRRTPRSELMKAYGGGQGLSMRLISSRFDGQPINETDTPAQLETEDAGAVDVFQQQTGGVY from the coding sequence ATGGCCCTCGAGAAACCCCAGGAAGGAGTGGAGACCGAGAACCACCGTTTGAAGGTTGCGGGGCAGGCTGGTTCTGTGGAGCAGTTGAAGATGAAGAGGCGTACACCACGTAGTGAGCTGATGAAAGCCTATGGTGGAGGACAGGGCTTGTCAATGAGGCTGATCAGCTCCCGATTTGACGGGCAGCCAATCAATGAAACGGACACACCTGCACAGTTGGAAACGGAAGATGCAGGTGCGGTGGATGTGTTCCAGCAACAGACGGGAGGTGTCTACTAA